The following are encoded in a window of Flavobacteriales bacterium genomic DNA:
- a CDS encoding LTA synthase family protein: MRAGPLTVLLLRLGLVLAIHGLLRLLFVWHNAAMFPAVPMAAHIGGLRFDLFALAWMNLPWVVLVLLFPRPGRVLERAGLVLFLVINGLGILANTVDVGYYAFTLRRSTSDLLTIATGGGDLMDLAPTFLVGYWYLVLAFLAAISLMVWGYRAIGRLDQGHPIPLGWRLGWRSTALVLLVIASRGGLQLMPLQPMDATRHAGPSLAPVVLSTPYTMLMSFGKPSLAERHYMPQEEADRLWPVVHHHRAGHQHAPGMPDRPNVVIIILESFSAVYSGTLSGDQSWMPFLDSLMGAGINFTRAYANGRRSIDGIPAILASMPELMDEAFLSSRYAATPFTSLAHLLDARGYGTSFYHGGRNGTMGLDGFTRSAGFQRYVGMNEYPGGAKDFDGQWGIRDRPFLRFWAEELAREPQPFLSTVFTLSSHHPYRLPKAETERFARGTQDIHPTLLYADDALRGFFRTAQDMPWYGNTLFVITADHTADLERTGKHGDLPIDYWVPLLFVAPWITPAAVEHATQHIDILPTVMAMIGHPDPFFSFGHDALASTTPACAVWVNNGIYTIIDAQMRLRFDGTQVVGSHPAGSGSGPSAGQEEHAARLEQRLKAAIQQFNHHLLNGTLVAKPVPE; this comes from the coding sequence ATGCGCGCCGGTCCCCTCACCGTGTTGCTGCTCCGCCTGGGGCTGGTGTTGGCGATACACGGCCTGTTGCGGCTGTTGTTCGTGTGGCACAACGCGGCCATGTTCCCCGCCGTGCCGATGGCCGCGCATATCGGCGGCCTTCGTTTCGACCTCTTCGCCTTGGCCTGGATGAACCTGCCCTGGGTGGTGTTGGTCCTGTTGTTTCCGCGCCCCGGCCGGGTGTTGGAACGAGCCGGACTGGTGCTTTTCCTTGTCATCAATGGACTGGGTATCCTCGCGAACACGGTGGACGTGGGCTACTATGCCTTCACGCTGCGGCGCAGCACGAGCGATCTGCTCACGATCGCCACGGGGGGCGGCGACCTGATGGACCTGGCGCCCACCTTCCTCGTGGGCTACTGGTACCTGGTGCTCGCGTTCCTTGCGGCCATAAGCCTGATGGTGTGGGGATACCGCGCGATCGGCCGGTTGGACCAAGGCCATCCGATACCCTTGGGCTGGCGCCTGGGGTGGCGTTCCACGGCTCTTGTTCTCCTTGTGATCGCATCAAGGGGGGGGCTTCAACTGATGCCCTTACAGCCCATGGATGCTACGCGGCATGCCGGTCCCAGCCTGGCGCCGGTGGTGCTCTCAACCCCTTACACCATGCTGATGAGTTTCGGCAAGCCATCGCTCGCGGAACGCCATTACATGCCGCAGGAGGAGGCCGATCGGCTGTGGCCCGTGGTACATCATCACAGGGCCGGCCACCAGCACGCGCCCGGCATGCCCGATCGCCCCAATGTGGTGATCATCATTCTGGAGAGCTTTTCGGCCGTTTACAGTGGCACCTTGTCCGGCGACCAGAGTTGGATGCCTTTCCTGGATTCCCTGATGGGCGCAGGCATCAACTTCACCCGGGCGTATGCCAACGGCCGGCGCAGCATCGACGGCATACCCGCCATCCTGGCCTCCATGCCTGAGTTGATGGACGAGGCCTTCCTATCCTCACGATATGCTGCGACGCCATTCACCTCGCTGGCGCATCTCCTTGACGCGCGTGGCTATGGTACCAGCTTCTACCATGGCGGGCGCAACGGCACCATGGGCCTCGATGGATTCACGCGGTCGGCGGGGTTCCAGCGCTATGTGGGCATGAACGAGTACCCGGGCGGGGCCAAGGACTTCGATGGTCAGTGGGGGATCCGCGACCGGCCCTTCCTGCGATTCTGGGCGGAGGAACTAGCGCGTGAACCGCAACCCTTCCTCAGCACGGTCTTCACGCTCAGCAGCCACCACCCCTACCGTTTGCCCAAGGCGGAAACCGAGCGATTCGCCCGCGGCACACAGGATATACACCCCACGCTGCTGTATGCAGATGACGCGCTGCGTGGATTCTTCCGCACCGCGCAGGACATGCCGTGGTATGGGAACACGCTGTTCGTCATCACCGCGGACCACACCGCCGATCTGGAACGCACGGGCAAACATGGTGACCTGCCCATCGATTATTGGGTGCCGCTGCTCTTCGTAGCGCCTTGGATCACCCCTGCGGCCGTGGAACACGCCACCCAGCACATCGATATCCTGCCCACTGTCATGGCCATGATCGGCCACCCCGATCCCTTCTTCAGCTTCGGCCATGATGCGCTCGCCAGCACGACCCCGGCGTGTGCCGTCTGGGTCAACAACGGCATCTACACCATCATCGATGCGCAGATGCGACTCAGGTTCGATGGTACACAGGTGGTAGGGAGTCACCCGGCCGGCAGCGGCTCGGGGCCGTCCGCCGGACAGGAAGAACACGCAGCGCGCCTGGAGCAACGCTTGAAGGCCGCGATCCAACAGTTCAACCATCACCTCTTGAACGGAACACTCGTGGCCAAACCCGTTCCCGAATGA
- a CDS encoding M1 family metallopeptidase, translating into MHRLHFLAATAALLICTTVFPQDSPRYGRDKFRQLEWELPTPNTYRTASGAPGHQYWQQKADHDIRVELDDDKQTVTGSETVTYYNYSPDKLDYLWIQLDQNMRAKDSDSHKIRTGTLSDSMSVEQIARMANVFDGGYRITKVTDASGKALKYTINKTMMRIDLPRTLAPNGTYSFKIDWWYPVQDRMKHGGRAGYEYFEEDGNYLYTIAQFFPRMAVYADYQGWQHKQFLGQGEFTLTFGDYKVAITVPSDHIVTATGTLQNESAVLTATQRERLAKARTATEPVMIVTEDEAREAEKKKATGKKTWVFQAKNVRDFAFASSRKFIWDGMNQPVGGNNVLCMSLYPKEGNPLWEKYSTKVVAHTVKTYSKFTVDYPYPVCISVHTDRIGMEYPMLSFNGGRPEKDGTYSERTKYGMIGVIIHEVGHTFFPMIINSDERQWTWMDEGLNTFVQYLTEQEWDHDYPSRRGPARHIVDYMKGDKSGIEPIMTNSESITQFGNNAYGKPATALNILRETVMGRELFDHAFKTYCERWKFKHPTPADFFRTMEDASAVDLDWFWRGWFFTTDHVDIALTNLRYMRVKPLDPKAREELAKADRAAQPRELGNERNREAFETVVMRDHATRDFYNSYDPLTATPRMQEAYDKMMARLTPEEKALLERDLHFYELSFENIGGLVMPLILEWTYADGSTEVERIPAEIWKTSDSISKVFIKDKDVTGVVLDPFLETADTDLNNNAWPPRMVPTRFDVFKRGEWRGGRSNPMQEQQGGQGGPGSGR; encoded by the coding sequence ATGCATCGCCTGCACTTCCTCGCCGCCACTGCGGCCCTCTTGATCTGCACAACGGTATTTCCCCAGGATTCCCCCCGCTACGGCCGCGACAAGTTCCGCCAGTTGGAATGGGAGCTGCCCACACCCAACACCTACCGCACCGCCAGCGGGGCACCCGGCCACCAATACTGGCAGCAGAAGGCCGACCACGACATCCGCGTGGAGCTCGACGACGACAAGCAGACCGTCACCGGCAGCGAGACGGTCACCTATTACAACTACAGCCCGGACAAGCTGGACTACCTCTGGATCCAACTGGACCAGAACATGCGCGCCAAGGACAGCGACAGCCACAAGATCCGCACGGGCACCCTCAGCGATTCCATGTCGGTGGAACAGATCGCTCGCATGGCCAATGTATTCGATGGCGGCTACCGCATCACCAAGGTCACCGATGCCAGTGGCAAGGCGCTGAAGTACACCATCAACAAGACCATGATGCGCATCGACCTGCCGCGTACCCTGGCGCCCAACGGCACGTACAGCTTCAAGATCGATTGGTGGTACCCGGTGCAGGACCGCATGAAGCACGGCGGCCGCGCAGGTTACGAGTACTTCGAGGAGGACGGCAACTACCTCTATACCATCGCGCAGTTCTTCCCCCGCATGGCCGTGTATGCCGACTACCAGGGCTGGCAGCACAAGCAGTTCCTGGGCCAGGGCGAGTTCACGCTCACCTTCGGCGACTACAAAGTGGCCATCACCGTGCCCAGCGACCACATCGTAACGGCCACCGGAACGCTCCAGAATGAAAGCGCCGTGCTCACCGCCACCCAGCGCGAACGTTTGGCCAAAGCGCGCACCGCCACTGAACCGGTTATGATCGTGACCGAGGACGAGGCCCGCGAGGCCGAGAAGAAGAAGGCCACCGGCAAGAAAACTTGGGTCTTCCAAGCGAAGAACGTGCGCGACTTCGCCTTCGCCAGCAGCCGAAAGTTCATCTGGGATGGCATGAACCAGCCCGTGGGCGGCAACAACGTGCTGTGCATGAGCCTCTACCCCAAGGAGGGCAACCCGCTGTGGGAGAAATACAGCACCAAAGTGGTGGCCCACACCGTGAAGACCTACAGCAAATTCACAGTGGATTACCCGTACCCGGTCTGCATCAGTGTGCACACGGACCGCATCGGCATGGAGTACCCCATGCTCAGCTTCAACGGCGGACGACCCGAGAAGGACGGCACCTACAGCGAGCGCACCAAGTACGGCATGATCGGCGTGATCATCCACGAAGTGGGGCACACCTTCTTCCCCATGATCATCAACAGCGACGAGCGCCAGTGGACCTGGATGGACGAGGGCCTCAACACCTTCGTGCAGTACCTCACCGAGCAGGAGTGGGACCACGACTACCCCAGCCGCCGCGGACCGGCGCGCCACATCGTGGACTACATGAAGGGTGACAAGAGCGGCATCGAACCCATCATGACCAACAGCGAGAGCATCACGCAGTTCGGCAACAACGCCTACGGCAAGCCCGCCACCGCGCTCAACATCCTGCGCGAAACGGTGATGGGCCGCGAGCTCTTCGACCACGCCTTCAAGACCTACTGCGAACGCTGGAAGTTCAAGCACCCCACACCGGCCGACTTCTTCCGCACCATGGAGGACGCCAGCGCCGTGGACCTCGACTGGTTCTGGCGTGGCTGGTTCTTCACCACCGACCACGTGGACATCGCCCTCACCAACCTGCGCTACATGCGCGTGAAGCCGCTGGACCCCAAGGCCCGCGAGGAACTTGCCAAGGCCGATCGCGCTGCGCAACCCCGTGAGCTCGGCAATGAGCGCAACCGCGAAGCCTTCGAGACCGTGGTGATGCGCGACCACGCCACGCGCGACTTCTACAACAGCTACGACCCGCTCACCGCCACGCCGCGCATGCAGGAAGCCTACGACAAGATGATGGCGCGCCTCACGCCTGAGGAAAAAGCCCTGCTGGAGCGCGACCTGCACTTCTACGAACTCAGCTTCGAGAACATCGGCGGGCTGGTGATGCCGCTGATCCTGGAGTGGACCTACGCCGATGGCAGCACCGAGGTCGAACGCATCCCCGCCGAGATCTGGAAGACCAGCGACAGCATCAGCAAGGTCTTCATCAAGGACAAGGACGTGACCGGCGTAGTGCTCGACCCCTTCCTGGAGACCGCCGACACCGACCTCAACAACAACGCCTGGCCGCCGCGCATGGTGCCGACACGGTTCGATGTGTTCAAACGCGGCGAGTGGCGCGGCGGAAGGTCGAATCCGATGCAGGAGCAGCAGGGTGGGCAGGGAGGGCCGGGGAGTGGTAGGTGA
- a CDS encoding dehydrogenase E1 component subunit alpha/beta, translated as MSFPTTDERQLRYERGTHTDEFLISTYEKLVYPRIIEEKMLSLLRQGKISKWFSGIGQEAIAVGATMALQEDEYILPMHRNLGVFTTRGMHFRKLFAQWQGKATGYSKGRERSFHFGSQEHKVVGMISHLGPQMGIADGIALAHKLKKENRCTIVFTGDGATSEGDFHESVNVAAVWDLPVLFIIENNGYGLSTPSSEQFRMKQFTDKAIGYGIETVQLAGNNILEVYDALAWWANSVRENPRPVLVECMTFRMRGHEEASGTKYVPKELFEEWGRKDPVANYESWLVATGVLSIAKRDEIRKRLKDGIEADLKVAFEEPEPVYVVERELADVYAPEVDSSQLSVVRPPLTTDNGQQITGDHPEKRFIDAIQQGLAQSMERHPQLVLMGQDIAEYGGAFKITEGFVEKFGKERVRNTPLCESAILGAALGLSIKGMKAMMEMQFADFVSEGMTQICNNLAKIHYRWGQNADVVVRMPTGAGVGAGPFHSQSNEMWFVKTPGLKVAYPSNPYDAKGLLMTAFEDPNPVMFFEHKAMYRSISGPVPEQPYAIPFGKARVVREGDALSIITYGMGVHWATAVQEETGIDIDIIDLRTLVPLDVDTILASVKKTGKVLLLHEDTLTAGFGGDLAAIIAEQAFEYLDAPIVRVASWDTPVPFAVPLEQGFLPKGRLKAAVERLAGY; from the coding sequence ATGTCATTCCCCACCACCGACGAGCGCCAGCTCCGCTATGAGCGGGGCACCCACACGGACGAGTTCCTCATCAGCACCTACGAGAAGCTGGTGTATCCGCGCATCATCGAGGAGAAAATGCTGAGCCTGCTGCGGCAGGGCAAGATCAGCAAGTGGTTCAGCGGCATCGGACAGGAGGCCATCGCCGTGGGCGCCACCATGGCCCTGCAGGAGGATGAGTACATCCTGCCGATGCACCGCAACCTGGGCGTGTTCACCACACGGGGTATGCACTTCCGGAAGCTGTTCGCGCAGTGGCAGGGCAAGGCCACGGGCTACAGCAAGGGCCGCGAACGCAGCTTCCACTTCGGCAGCCAGGAGCACAAGGTGGTGGGCATGATCAGCCACTTGGGGCCGCAGATGGGCATCGCCGACGGCATCGCCCTGGCCCACAAGCTGAAGAAGGAGAACCGCTGCACGATCGTCTTCACCGGCGATGGCGCCACCAGCGAGGGCGATTTCCACGAGAGCGTGAACGTGGCCGCCGTGTGGGACCTGCCGGTGCTGTTCATCATCGAGAACAACGGCTATGGACTGAGCACGCCCAGCAGCGAGCAGTTCCGCATGAAGCAGTTCACCGACAAGGCCATCGGCTACGGCATCGAAACGGTGCAACTGGCGGGCAACAACATCCTGGAGGTGTACGATGCGCTGGCCTGGTGGGCCAACAGCGTGCGCGAGAACCCGCGGCCGGTGCTGGTGGAGTGCATGACCTTCCGCATGCGCGGCCACGAGGAGGCCAGCGGCACCAAGTACGTGCCCAAGGAGTTGTTCGAGGAGTGGGGCCGGAAGGATCCCGTGGCGAATTACGAAAGCTGGCTGGTGGCCACGGGTGTGCTCAGCATCGCCAAGCGCGACGAGATCCGCAAGCGGTTGAAGGACGGTATTGAAGCGGACCTGAAGGTGGCGTTCGAGGAACCGGAGCCGGTGTACGTGGTGGAGCGGGAGCTGGCGGATGTGTACGCGCCGGAAGTTGACAGTTCTCAGTTGTCAGTTGTCCGTCCGCCCCTGACAACTGACAACGGACAACAGATTACCGGAGACCACCCCGAGAAACGCTTCATCGACGCCATCCAACAAGGTCTGGCGCAAAGCATGGAGCGCCATCCGCAGCTGGTGCTGATGGGGCAGGACATCGCCGAGTACGGCGGGGCCTTCAAGATCACTGAGGGTTTCGTGGAGAAGTTCGGCAAGGAGCGTGTGCGCAACACGCCGTTGTGTGAGAGCGCCATCCTGGGCGCGGCGCTGGGACTCAGCATCAAGGGCATGAAGGCCATGATGGAGATGCAGTTCGCCGACTTCGTGAGCGAGGGCATGACGCAGATCTGCAACAACCTGGCGAAGATCCACTACCGCTGGGGGCAGAACGCCGATGTGGTGGTGCGCATGCCCACCGGCGCGGGGGTGGGGGCGGGGCCCTTCCACAGCCAGAGCAATGAGATGTGGTTCGTGAAGACGCCCGGCCTGAAGGTGGCCTACCCCAGCAACCCCTACGATGCCAAAGGCCTGCTGATGACCGCCTTCGAAGACCCGAATCCGGTGATGTTCTTCGAGCACAAGGCCATGTACCGCAGCATCAGCGGACCGGTACCCGAGCAGCCCTACGCCATCCCTTTCGGCAAGGCACGCGTGGTGCGGGAGGGCGATGCGCTGAGCATCATCACCTACGGCATGGGCGTGCACTGGGCCACGGCCGTGCAGGAGGAGACCGGCATCGACATCGACATCATCGACCTGCGCACCTTGGTGCCGTTGGATGTGGACACCATTCTGGCCAGCGTGAAGAAGACCGGCAAGGTGCTGTTGCTGCACGAGGATACGCTGACGGCAGGTTTCGGCGGCGATCTGGCGGCCATCATCGCCGAACAGGCCTTCGAATACCTGGACGCGCCGATCGTGCGCGTGGCCAGCTGGGATACCCCCGTGCCTTTCGCGGTGCCGTTGGAACAGGGTTTCCTGCCGAAGGGGAGGTTGAAGGCGGCGGTGGAACGGTTGGCGGGGTATTGA